A genomic window from Pseudocitrobacter corydidari includes:
- the flgC gene encoding flagellar basal body rod protein FlgC, giving the protein MALLNIFDVAGSALTAQSKRLNVAASNLANADSVTGPDGQPYRAKQVVFQVDAQPGAATGGVKVADVIESQEPDKLVYQPGNPLADAKGYVRMPNVDVVGEMVNTLSASRSYQANVEVMNTVKSMMLKTLTLGQ; this is encoded by the coding sequence ATGGCTTTACTGAATATTTTTGATGTGGCGGGCTCCGCACTCACCGCGCAGTCCAAGCGGCTGAACGTGGCTGCCAGTAACCTGGCAAACGCCGACAGCGTGACCGGCCCGGACGGCCAACCGTATCGCGCAAAGCAGGTGGTTTTCCAGGTGGATGCGCAGCCGGGTGCGGCAACGGGCGGGGTGAAAGTGGCCGATGTGATTGAAAGCCAGGAGCCCGACAAGCTGGTCTACCAGCCGGGTAACCCGCTGGCGGATGCGAAAGGCTATGTGCGCATGCCAAACGTTGATGTGGTCGGTGAGATGGTCAACACCCTGTCGGCTTCGCGCAGCTATCAGGCCAACGTCGAGGTGATGAACACCGTGAAAAGCATGATGCTCAAAACCCTCACGCTGGGTCAATAA
- the flgB gene encoding flagellar basal body rod protein FlgB, with translation MLDKLDAALRFQQEALNLRAERQEILAANIANADTPGYQARDIDFASELKKVMERGRAGTNGVALSLTSVRHIPAQNLSSAATDLLYRIPDQPALDGNTVDMDRERTQFADNSLQYQTGLTVLGGQIKGMMSVLQQGN, from the coding sequence ATGCTCGATAAACTCGACGCCGCGCTGCGTTTTCAACAGGAAGCCCTGAATCTGCGCGCTGAGCGCCAGGAGATTCTGGCCGCCAATATCGCCAACGCTGATACCCCGGGGTATCAGGCGCGCGATATCGATTTTGCCAGTGAACTGAAAAAAGTGATGGAGCGAGGACGGGCGGGCACCAACGGCGTGGCGCTGTCGCTCACATCCGTTCGTCACATACCCGCACAAAACCTCTCATCTGCTGCCACCGATTTGCTCTACCGCATTCCCGATCAGCCCGCGCTGGACGGGAACACCGTCGATATGGATCGCGAGCGCACGCAGTTCGCCGACAACAGTTTGCAGTACCAGACCGGGCTTACGGTACTGGGCGGGCAAATCAAGGGGATGATGAGCGTCCTCCAGCAGGGGAATTAA
- the flgA gene encoding flagellar basal body P-ring formation chaperone FlgA, translated as MPKLTTSLAACLLLASPFTLAQDLQSQLSTFFSQRLEGLSDEVVVQLRSPLAMLPTCEQPVLSTPGNARLWGNLNVVARCGNEKHYLQVTVQATGNYVVAAGPIVRGSVLNAQSVALKRGRLDQLPPRTMLDINQAQDAVSLRDVAAGQALQLTMIRAAWRVKAGQRVQVIAKGDGFSVNSEGQALNNAAVAQNARVRMSSGQVVSGEVNTDGNVLINL; from the coding sequence ATGCCGAAGCTCACTACCTCGCTGGCCGCGTGTTTACTGCTCGCCAGCCCGTTCACCCTGGCGCAGGATCTGCAAAGCCAGCTGTCGACGTTTTTCAGCCAAAGGCTGGAAGGGTTAAGTGATGAGGTGGTGGTGCAACTGCGTAGCCCGCTCGCGATGTTGCCCACCTGTGAGCAACCGGTGCTCAGTACGCCTGGCAATGCCCGGCTGTGGGGGAACCTGAACGTGGTGGCGCGCTGCGGTAATGAGAAACACTATTTGCAGGTGACGGTTCAGGCCACGGGCAATTATGTGGTCGCTGCCGGGCCGATTGTGCGTGGCTCCGTGCTGAATGCGCAATCGGTCGCCCTGAAACGTGGTCGTCTGGATCAGTTGCCGCCACGCACGATGCTGGACATCAATCAGGCGCAGGACGCGGTCAGCCTGCGCGATGTTGCCGCCGGGCAAGCGTTACAGCTGACCATGATTCGCGCCGCCTGGCGGGTAAAAGCCGGGCAACGCGTCCAGGTCATCGCGAAAGGCGACGGTTTTAGCGTCAACAGTGAAGGTCAGGCGCTGAATAACGCCGCCGTGGCGCAAAATGCACGCGTGAGAATGTCCTCAGGCCAGGTGGTCAGCGGCGAAGTGAATACGGATGGGAATGTTCTGATTAACTTATAA
- the flgM gene encoding flagellar biosynthesis anti-sigma factor FlgM, giving the protein MSIERTSPLNPVNAVQAREPNETQTPKARVEKNAEINSTSVKLSDAQTTLTQSDTRDINMDRVEALKTAIRNGELKMDTGKIADALIQETQNYLQSN; this is encoded by the coding sequence ATGAGCATTGAACGTACATCGCCTCTGAATCCTGTTAACGCGGTACAGGCTCGCGAACCAAACGAGACCCAGACGCCGAAAGCGCGTGTGGAAAAAAACGCTGAGATTAACAGCACCAGCGTCAAACTAAGTGACGCACAAACAACCTTAACGCAATCGGATACGCGTGATATCAACATGGATCGCGTGGAAGCGTTGAAAACCGCTATTCGCAACGGTGAGCTGAAAATGGATACCGGTAAAATTGCTGATGCGTTGATTCAGGAAACGCAGAATTATCTACAGAGTAACTAA
- the flgN gene encoding flagella biosynthesis chaperone FlgN, whose protein sequence is MSRLPDILDQMTAILNSLKEVMDAEQQQLSAGSVNGSLLQRITEDKSSLLAALDYLEQQRRVEQEAQRCANDDDVASRWLNITQKTQQLRFLNQHNGWLLEGQIARNQQALEVLKPYQETGLYGKDGQTAGQPRSGKKFTV, encoded by the coding sequence ATGAGTCGTCTGCCCGATATTTTGGATCAAATGACCGCTATCCTGAACTCGCTTAAAGAGGTAATGGATGCCGAGCAACAGCAGCTTTCAGCCGGAAGCGTAAACGGAAGTCTGCTGCAGCGCATAACCGAAGATAAAAGCTCGCTGCTGGCGGCGCTTGATTATCTGGAACAACAGCGTCGCGTAGAGCAGGAAGCGCAGCGTTGCGCCAATGACGACGATGTGGCATCGCGCTGGCTGAACATTACGCAGAAAACGCAGCAACTGCGTTTTCTCAATCAGCACAACGGCTGGTTGCTGGAAGGCCAAATCGCCCGAAACCAGCAGGCGCTGGAGGTGCTGAAGCCTTATCAGGAGACGGGATTGTATGGCAAGGATGGGCAAACGGCGGGACAACCGCGCAGCGGCAAGAAATTTACCGTCTAA
- the murJ gene encoding murein biosynthesis integral membrane protein MurJ — translation MNLLKSLAAVSSMTMFSRVLGFARDAIVARVFGAGMATDAFFVAFKLPNLLRRIFAEGAFSQAFVPILAEYKSKQGEDATRVFVSYVSGLLTLALALVTVIGMLAAPWVITITAPGFADTADKFNLTSQLLRITFPYILLISLASLAGAILNTWNRFSVPAFAPTLLNVSMIGFALFAAPYFNPPVLALAWAVTVGGVLQLAYQLPHLKKIGMLVLPRINLKDAGAMRVVKQMGPAILGVSVSQISLIINTIFASFLVSGSVSWMYYADRLMEFPSGVLGVALGTILLPSLSKSFASGNHDEYCRLMDWGLRLCFLLALPSAVALGILAKPLTVSLFQYGKFTAFDAAMTQRALVAYSVGLMGLIVVKVLAPGFYSRQDIKTPVKIAIVTLIMTQLMNLAFIGPLKHAGLSLSIGLAACLNASLLYWQLRKQKIFTPQPGWSKFLVRLIVAVLVMAAALLGMMHVMPEWSQGTMPMRLLRLMAVVVVGIVAYFATLAVLGFKVKEFARRTA, via the coding sequence ATGAATCTATTAAAATCGCTGGCGGCTGTCAGCTCGATGACCATGTTTTCGCGCGTGCTGGGTTTTGCGCGTGATGCCATTGTGGCAAGGGTGTTTGGCGCAGGAATGGCGACCGATGCCTTCTTTGTGGCGTTCAAGCTGCCTAACCTGCTGCGTCGAATTTTTGCTGAAGGCGCATTTTCTCAGGCTTTTGTGCCGATTCTCGCGGAATACAAAAGCAAGCAGGGCGAAGACGCGACCCGCGTATTTGTCTCGTATGTTTCCGGTTTATTGACGCTGGCGTTAGCGCTGGTGACGGTCATTGGCATGCTGGCGGCGCCGTGGGTTATCACGATTACCGCACCGGGCTTTGCCGATACGGCGGATAAATTTAACCTCACCTCACAGCTGCTGCGCATTACCTTCCCCTATATTTTGCTGATTTCACTCGCCTCGCTGGCGGGGGCCATTCTTAACACCTGGAACCGCTTCTCGGTGCCTGCGTTTGCGCCGACGCTGCTTAACGTCAGCATGATTGGCTTTGCGCTGTTTGCAGCGCCGTATTTCAATCCACCGGTGCTGGCGCTGGCGTGGGCGGTGACCGTTGGCGGCGTGCTCCAGCTGGCTTATCAGCTGCCGCATCTGAAAAAAATTGGCATGCTGGTGCTGCCGCGCATCAATTTAAAAGATGCGGGCGCGATGCGCGTGGTGAAGCAAATGGGGCCGGCTATCTTGGGCGTCTCCGTCAGCCAGATTTCATTGATTATCAACACCATTTTCGCCTCTTTCCTGGTTTCCGGTTCCGTTTCGTGGATGTACTACGCTGACCGTCTGATGGAGTTCCCGTCCGGCGTGCTGGGCGTGGCGCTGGGGACGATTCTTCTGCCGTCGCTGTCGAAAAGCTTTGCCAGCGGTAATCATGATGAATATTGCCGTCTGATGGACTGGGGGCTGCGTCTGTGCTTCCTGCTGGCGCTGCCGAGCGCCGTGGCGCTGGGTATTCTGGCGAAACCGCTGACCGTTTCCCTGTTCCAGTACGGTAAATTCACTGCGTTTGATGCGGCGATGACGCAGCGTGCGCTGGTGGCCTATTCCGTCGGTCTGATGGGGCTTATCGTGGTGAAAGTCCTTGCGCCAGGATTCTACTCGCGTCAGGACATCAAAACGCCGGTGAAAATCGCGATTGTGACGCTGATTATGACCCAGCTGATGAACCTCGCGTTTATTGGCCCGCTGAAACACGCGGGTCTGTCGCTGTCGATTGGTCTGGCGGCCTGTCTGAACGCCAGCCTGCTCTACTGGCAGTTGCGTAAGCAGAAAATATTTACCCCACAGCCGGGCTGGAGCAAATTCCTCGTGCGTCTGATTGTTGCGGTGCTGGTAATGGCTGCGGCGCTGCTGGGGATGATGCACGTCATGCCAGAGTGGTCGCAGGGGACTATGCCGATGCGCCTGTTACGCCTGATGGCCGTGGTTGTCGTCGGGATTGTTGCCTACTTCGCCACGCTTGCGGTGTTGGGTTTCAAAGTAAAAGAGTTCGCACGCCGGACGGCGTAA
- a CDS encoding Gfo/Idh/MocA family protein: protein MAKLRVGVVGLGGIAQKAWLPVLSAATDWTLQAAWSPGKEKALKVCETYRMPYADSLASLAAQCDAVFVHSATASHYSVVSELLNAGVHVCVDKPLAEKLSDAERLVELAARKKLTLMVGFNRRFAPLYRELKSNLANAASLRMDKHRTDSVGPHDLHFTLLDDYLHVVDTALWLVGGNAPLSSGTLQTTDDGEMLYAEHHFSHPTLSVTTSMHRRAGSQREWVQAVTDGALYDITDMREWREERGAGVLTRPVPGWQTTLEQRGFVGCARHFIECVQNQTVPETAGDQALMAQRIVEALWREAVDE from the coding sequence ATGGCGAAATTACGCGTAGGCGTGGTGGGGCTGGGCGGGATCGCGCAGAAGGCGTGGCTTCCGGTACTCAGCGCCGCCACCGACTGGACGCTACAGGCGGCGTGGTCACCAGGTAAAGAGAAAGCGCTGAAAGTGTGCGAAACTTACCGCATGCCGTATGCGGATTCGTTAGCCTCGCTGGCGGCGCAGTGCGATGCGGTGTTTGTCCACAGCGCAACGGCGTCTCACTATTCGGTGGTCAGCGAACTGCTGAACGCGGGCGTGCACGTCTGCGTCGATAAACCGCTGGCGGAGAAACTGAGCGATGCTGAGCGTCTGGTCGAGCTGGCCGCACGCAAGAAGTTAACGCTGATGGTGGGTTTTAATCGCCGTTTCGCACCGCTCTATCGTGAGCTGAAAAGCAATCTCGCCAATGCGGCGTCGCTGCGAATGGATAAACACCGTACCGACAGCGTCGGACCGCATGACCTGCACTTCACGCTGCTGGATGATTATCTCCATGTGGTCGACACCGCGCTGTGGTTGGTGGGCGGTAATGCGCCCTTAAGCAGCGGCACGCTACAAACCACAGACGACGGTGAGATGCTCTACGCTGAGCATCACTTCAGCCATCCAACGCTTAGCGTCACAACTAGCATGCATCGCCGCGCCGGTAGCCAGCGCGAATGGGTGCAGGCGGTGACGGACGGCGCGCTGTATGACATCACCGATATGCGTGAATGGCGAGAAGAGCGGGGCGCAGGCGTGCTCACCCGTCCCGTGCCCGGCTGGCAGACCACGCTTGAGCAGCGCGGATTCGTCGGCTGTGCACGCCACTTTATTGAATGTGTGCAAAATCAGACGGTTCCGGAAACTGCTGGCGACCAGGCGCTGATGGCGCAACGCATCGTCGAAGCGCTGTGGCGCGAGGCCGTTGATGAATAA
- a CDS encoding YceH family protein: protein MKYELSPLEARVIGCLLEKQVTTPEQYPLSINGVVTACNQKTNREPVMTLSDSDVQDLLDTLVKRHYLRTVSGFGNRVTKYEQRFCNSEFGDLKLSSAEVAIITTLLLRGAQTPGELRGRAQRMHEFSDMAEVEATLERLATRDDGPFVMRLPREPGKRESRYMHLFSGEMEVLAQVADDVAPADDDLRARVDALEGEVAELKQRLDSLLAHLGE from the coding sequence ATGAAATATGAGTTAAGCCCGCTTGAAGCGCGCGTGATTGGCTGCCTGCTGGAAAAACAGGTGACGACGCCTGAACAGTATCCGCTGTCGATTAACGGCGTAGTGACGGCCTGTAACCAGAAAACCAACCGCGAACCGGTAATGACGCTCAGCGATTCTGATGTACAGGATCTGCTGGATACGCTGGTTAAACGTCACTATCTGCGTACGGTCAGCGGTTTTGGTAACCGCGTGACCAAGTACGAACAACGTTTCTGTAATTCTGAATTTGGCGATTTGAAACTTTCCAGCGCCGAAGTGGCAATTATCACCACGCTGCTCCTGCGCGGCGCGCAAACGCCGGGCGAGTTGCGTGGCCGCGCCCAGCGCATGCATGAATTCAGCGATATGGCGGAAGTGGAAGCCACGCTTGAGCGATTGGCTACGCGCGATGATGGCCCGTTTGTAATGCGCCTGCCGCGCGAGCCGGGCAAACGCGAGAGCCGCTATATGCACCTTTTCAGCGGTGAAATGGAAGTGCTGGCCCAGGTCGCCGATGATGTCGCCCCGGCGGATGACGATCTCCGCGCGCGCGTCGATGCACTGGAAGGCGAAGTGGCAGAGCTGAAACAGCGTCTGGATTCCCTGCTGGCGCATCTCGGAGAATAA
- the rimJ gene encoding ribosomal protein S5-alanine N-acetyltransferase: MFGYRSNVPKVRLTTDRLVVRLVHDRDAWRLADYYAENRQFLKPWEPIRDDSHCYPSGWQARLSMINEFHKQGSAYYFALLDPEEKEIIGVANFSNVVRGSFHACYLGYSIGQKWQGQGLMFEALTSAIRYMQRTQHIHRIMANYMPHNQRSGDLLARLGFEKEGYAKNYLLIDGEWRDHVLTALTTQEWTAGR, from the coding sequence ATGTTTGGCTATCGCAGTAACGTACCGAAAGTGCGTTTGACAACCGATCGTCTGGTTGTGCGTCTGGTCCATGACCGTGATGCATGGCGTCTTGCCGATTATTACGCAGAAAACAGGCAGTTTTTGAAACCCTGGGAGCCCATCCGTGACGATAGCCACTGTTATCCTTCCGGCTGGCAGGCTCGCTTGTCGATGATTAATGAATTTCACAAGCAGGGAAGCGCTTACTATTTTGCACTGCTCGACCCCGAGGAGAAAGAAATCATTGGCGTCGCCAATTTCTCTAACGTGGTGCGCGGCTCGTTCCACGCCTGCTATCTCGGCTACTCGATTGGGCAAAAATGGCAGGGGCAGGGGCTGATGTTTGAAGCCCTGACCAGCGCTATCCGCTATATGCAACGTACCCAACATATTCACCGCATAATGGCTAACTATATGCCGCACAATCAGCGCAGCGGCGATTTACTGGCGCGGCTGGGTTTTGAAAAAGAGGGTTATGCCAAAAACTATTTGCTGATTGACGGCGAATGGCGTGACCACGTATTGACCGCACTCACGACACAAGAATGGACAGCCGGTCGCTAA